GGTGCAGTACGCCCCCCAACCGGGGAAAGCGTTTCTGGCCGCATGGCTACTCACGTTGATCACCAATCCACCCGCTGGCCTCATGGCAGGGACAACTGCGGAACAGACCTGAAAAACGCTGGTGAGGTTGAGTTGAATCAACCAGTTCCAGCGATCCAGAGGCATCTCCAGCAATTCCCCTGTCCAGGCAGCTCCAGCGTTATTGATGAGAACTGAGGGGCGAAGCCCCTGATTCAGCAATGCATCCATGCCAGGAGCGATGGCGGATGAGTCGGTGAGATCGATCGCCTGATAAGCGACACGAACACCACCTGCACTCAGTTCCGACTCAAGAGACTGCAAAGCAGCCTCACTGCGGGAAACGAGGAGCAAATCCCACCCCGCCTCAGCAAATGCCTTGGCAGCAGCATGACCGATTCCACGTGATGCGCCGGTGATCAGAACGGAAGGCAAGAAATCCGTGCAATCCGAAGCACCCTAGGCAGCAAAACCGCCTTCCGGCGAGGTGGCATCCAGGAAACGCCCCATGGCCCTGAATTTCATGTAGCGCTGATCTCTCAGATCGGCGACGGACAAAGCCAGCAGATCGTCGAGATGGCGATTCAGTGCTGCCCTCAGCGTTTCACCGGCTTCGAGGGGGGCCCAATTGTTACCACCAGCCGGTTCAGGCAAAACTTCGTCCACCACACCAAGACTGAGCAGATCCTTACCGGTGATCCGCAGCGCAGCTGCAGCCTCGGAAGCCTTCGCCGCATCACGCCAAAGAATGGAGGCGCAGGCTTCAGGGCTGGCGACGGTGTAGACGCTGTGCTCAAACATGATCAACCTGTCGGCGACTCCGATACCGAGAGCACCGCCGGAGCCACCCTCCCCAATCACCGTGGCGATGATGGGAACCCGCAAGCTGAACATCTCGCGCAGGTTCACGGCAATGGCCTCACCCTGCCCCTGCTCCTCCGCCAGCAGACCTGCATAAGCCCCGGGAGTGTCGATGAAAGCCAGGATCGGCAGACCGAAGCGGTCGGCATGCTCCATCAGGCGCAGAGCCTTGCGGTAGCCACCTGGGGTGGCCATACCGAAATT
Above is a window of Synechococcus sp. BIOS-E4-1 DNA encoding:
- a CDS encoding SDR family oxidoreductase, producing the protein MPSVLITGASRGIGHAAAKAFAEAGWDLLLVSRSEAALQSLESELSAGGVRVAYQAIDLTDSSAIAPGMDALLNQGLRPSVLINNAGAAWTGELLEMPLDRWNWLIQLNLTSVFQVCSAVVPAMRPAGGLVINVSSHAARNAFPGWGAYCTVKAALASFTRCLGEEERAHGIRACTLTLGAVDTSLWDSPTVDSDFDRRAMLPVNQAAAALLHLAQQPATQVVEDLTLMPATGAF
- a CDS encoding acetyl-CoA carboxylase carboxyltransferase subunit alpha, whose protein sequence is MARRPLLDFEKPLVELEQQIEQIRQLARDSEVDVSQQLLQLETLAARRRDEIFRSLSPAQKIQVARHPHRPSTLDFIQMFCDDWVELHGDRRGSDDQALIGGIGRLGERSVLLIGHQKGRDTKENVARNFGMATPGGYRKALRLMEHADRFGLPILAFIDTPGAYAGLLAEEQGQGEAIAVNLREMFSLRVPIIATVIGEGGSGGALGIGVADRLIMFEHSVYTVASPEACASILWRDAAKASEAAAALRITGKDLLSLGVVDEVLPEPAGGNNWAPLEAGETLRAALNRHLDDLLALSVADLRDQRYMKFRAMGRFLDATSPEGGFAA